The following proteins are co-located in the Bacteroidales bacterium genome:
- a CDS encoding patatin-like phospholipase family protein — translation MKQTISLVLSGGGARGIAHIGAIEELEKQGFEIKSIAGTSMGAFVGGIYALGKMQEYKEWVFTLDKLDVFKFLDFTFSSQGLIKLDRVFKKMKKFIPDMNIEELKIHYAAIATDITNNKEIVFTKGSMYEAIRASIAIPTVFTPVKKGNSLLVDGGVVNPIPLNRVKRTKNDILVAVHVNADVPVYKLPVSKEKQEKKHSIYLKKIKSFQNKLSEIIPKNKNENLGYFDLINKTIALLTHKISIMYLEQYPPDILINISHNSSGIFDFYKAEELVEIGRYAANDTLNKYVE, via the coding sequence ATGAAACAAACAATTTCATTAGTACTATCTGGCGGAGGTGCAAGAGGAATTGCACATATTGGCGCTATTGAAGAATTAGAAAAGCAAGGATTTGAAATTAAATCTATTGCAGGAACTTCAATGGGAGCTTTTGTTGGAGGAATCTATGCTCTCGGGAAAATGCAGGAATATAAAGAATGGGTATTTACATTAGATAAATTAGACGTTTTTAAATTTCTTGATTTTACATTTAGTTCTCAGGGATTAATTAAGTTAGACAGAGTATTTAAAAAAATGAAAAAGTTCATTCCTGATATGAATATAGAAGAACTGAAAATTCATTATGCTGCAATAGCCACTGATATTACAAACAACAAAGAAATAGTATTTACCAAAGGAAGCATGTATGAAGCTATCAGAGCATCAATTGCTATTCCAACGGTTTTTACTCCTGTAAAAAAAGGTAATTCTTTACTTGTTGATGGTGGTGTGGTTAATCCTATTCCTCTTAATCGTGTTAAAAGAACTAAAAATGATATTTTGGTTGCTGTTCATGTAAATGCGGATGTGCCGGTTTATAAACTACCTGTATCTAAGGAAAAACAAGAAAAAAAACATTCAATTTATCTTAAAAAAATTAAGAGCTTTCAAAATAAACTAAGTGAAATAATTCCAAAAAATAAAAATGAAAATTTAGGATATTTCGACCTGATAAATAAAACAATAGCTTTATTGACACACAAAATTTCAATAATGTATTTAGAGCAATATCCACCGGATATACTTATTAACATTTCTCACAATTCGAGTGGTATTTTTGATTTCTATAAAGCAGAAGAATTGGTTGAAATTGGCAGATATGCAGCTAATGATACATTAAACAAATATGTTGAGTAA
- a CDS encoding glycosyltransferase family 2 protein yields the protein MKKKVSIIICAYNEEKTIENVVRKCREYNPESEIIVVDDGSEDKTEEILKNLNKEISFKNICLPENKGKSNAMVVGVENAQNEVILFFDADVTGIKEKHFTQLLNSFLDEDPEVDMVLGIPSETLINYRVNPFKSLTGERALLKKNIEPILENIRDIRFGVETYINLYFQAHGKKVKYTLLDGLTHPTKYEKTSVTKATKEFISEGQEIAITLLQNYDLITKRINSSFYKQNKKIKDSIKKLHGELNDKIQTLLRNNG from the coding sequence ATGAAAAAGAAAGTAAGTATTATTATTTGTGCATATAACGAAGAAAAAACCATTGAAAATGTGGTTAGAAAATGTCGCGAGTATAATCCGGAAAGTGAGATTATAGTTGTTGATGATGGTTCTGAAGATAAAACTGAAGAAATATTAAAGAATCTTAACAAGGAAATCTCTTTTAAAAATATCTGTTTACCCGAAAATAAAGGAAAAAGCAATGCTATGGTAGTTGGAGTTGAAAATGCCCAAAACGAAGTGATTTTATTTTTTGATGCAGATGTTACGGGTATTAAAGAAAAACATTTTACGCAATTACTAAATTCTTTTTTAGACGAAGATCCTGAAGTTGATATGGTTTTAGGAATACCTTCAGAAACACTTATTAATTATAGAGTAAATCCGTTTAAAAGTCTTACGGGTGAGCGGGCATTACTAAAAAAGAATATTGAGCCAATTCTTGAGAATATCCGCGATATTCGGTTTGGGGTAGAAACCTATATAAATCTTTATTTTCAGGCACATGGAAAAAAGGTAAAATATACTCTTTTAGATGGTTTAACACATCCAACTAAGTATGAGAAGACTTCAGTAACGAAAGCAACTAAAGAGTTTATAAGCGAAGGACAAGAAATAGCCATTACACTCTTACAAAATTATGATCTTATTACGAAAAGAATAAATAGCTCATTTTATAAACAAAATAAAAAAATTAAGGATTCAATTAAAAAGCTTCATGGTGAATTAAATGATAAAATTCAGACTCTATTAAGAAATAATGGATAA
- a CDS encoding flippase-like domain-containing protein, whose translation MDKKSTYQSILFFLIGLGLIWFVFRGTNIEQLKNELYRISWFWVGISVVLNLLSLLVRAYRWKTLFIPLNYSPKIYNLFLAMLILVFTNQIIPRGGEVARLGIVNKYEKVPLSKLFGIALIERLTDLIILILIFIVLLIWQFPLIQKIIELPQINLLDVSIHRILIISGIIIISLVILYFIIRKFKNKIKKIKQELREGFTSIYYIKNKFLYLIQSILIYGIWLFMLYVLFLAYPPTQNLSIETAVFTFGIAAIAFLLPIQAGMGAWHFVVIQCLLLFGVGVDDGKVFALIAHSVTNHVYLITGIIALALLPIVNYKKVNPDKLFEIGKNVTTQVINRFNSIESNIK comes from the coding sequence ATGGATAAAAAAAGTACATATCAATCCATATTATTCTTTTTAATAGGGCTCGGACTCATATGGTTTGTGTTTAGGGGTACTAACATAGAACAGCTTAAGAATGAACTGTACAGGATTAGTTGGTTTTGGGTTGGTATTTCTGTTGTATTAAATTTGTTAAGTCTGCTGGTTAGGGCATATAGATGGAAAACATTATTTATACCATTGAATTATTCACCGAAAATCTACAATTTGTTTTTGGCAATGCTTATTCTTGTTTTTACTAACCAAATTATACCCCGTGGAGGAGAAGTTGCACGACTGGGTATAGTGAATAAATACGAGAAAGTACCTTTGTCAAAATTATTTGGAATAGCACTGATTGAACGTTTAACCGATTTAATAATTCTCATTCTTATCTTTATAGTTTTATTGATTTGGCAATTCCCATTGATTCAAAAAATTATTGAATTACCACAAATTAATTTACTAGATGTTAGTATTCATCGTATATTGATTATTTCGGGTATTATTATCATTAGTTTGGTGATTTTATATTTCATAATCAGGAAATTTAAAAACAAGATTAAGAAAATAAAACAAGAATTACGCGAGGGCTTTACATCAATTTATTATATAAAAAACAAATTTCTTTATTTAATACAATCTATTCTTATTTATGGTATTTGGTTATTTATGCTTTATGTGCTCTTTTTAGCATATCCACCAACACAAAACTTAAGCATTGAAACAGCAGTATTTACTTTTGGTATAGCAGCTATAGCATTTTTGTTGCCGATACAGGCAGGAATGGGAGCATGGCATTTCGTTGTTATACAATGTCTTTTATTGTTTGGAGTTGGGGTTGATGATGGAAAAGTGTTCGCATTAATTGCACATTCAGTTACTAATCATGTTTACCTTATTACAGGAATAATTGCTTTAGCTTTGTTGCCTATTGTAAATTATAAAAAAGTAAATCCTGATAAATTATTTGAGATAGGTAAAAATGTCACAACACAGGTTATTAATAGATTTAATTCAATTGAATCAAATATAAAATAA